A single Acropora palmata chromosome 5, jaAcrPala1.3, whole genome shotgun sequence DNA region contains:
- the LOC141881528 gene encoding LOW QUALITY PROTEIN: sacsin-like (The sequence of the model RefSeq protein was modified relative to this genomic sequence to represent the inferred CDS: inserted 2 bases in 1 codon): MEFFDSSQKIVQEVTHDDDGFNLIEPSLIQKLKSVLNQYPDDGQILKELIQNAEDARASQVKFLHDKHSYGTERLHSDGLAKFQGPALYAYNNAIFTKVDWKGIRMLGKSIKEKDPLKLGRFGLGFKSVFHVTDLPSMVSGSTVGMIDPYQKYFSDGTSRRTVYLYRWRMKEDRNVVITIPDQFSPYKGVFGISDDVFSEGSFNGTLFRFPLRQESSELSATRYSDEKVCTLFDGFAADAHLVLLFLQHVESIELYVREESEVEPERTFQVRFSEESLCVARKKRMEFHSSISTGKVMTDPVEVTYPITIETIHYSQGEESRVKRDSYLVTNYFCGEDISLEFKVLALDESLRSSPVVGVAMATSSRRESLGHLFCFLPLPVQKTKQEDQEREDRKLSDKSLLWNRYLQEEAIPKAYVVMVMTAINEKKFNVAAEDVYNVWPDSKDVDIKWMKLLDPLLKSLCRKEVIYTHRGGGRWLKVEDSILNKIEDEYLKNLLTRVLLEAHQDIACLPDHVLKIIDLYGNATKEITPSLVRDSLKNTPACYRSLGREEKIHLLEFSLAAEDDNFAELAGLELLPLASGVFTSFSTSTEAVYISSEDHPRELFPSLEDQFLDENIPKEILERLRVVAKKGGTQLGELRKGDVVTILRQALPHDWSKGEIVNWYPGEITYRHPPKNWLELLWTYLRKNFVTEEELLQFKGIPLLPVDMLQFPVELARLNLPSKIVVRNFHGCGLDEVVTEVLRGLRLIVIDELPLFIGQHPVVTRSFAHAPFPQDVLKALLTSHNYQRISMSSITREGKRSLRNFLSTLSSLDTLEKELLRGLPLLETLSNSFVSVQNGFSAAPESLFPVDLQREYLDVRQADAKKFALLLEIRIPTETDFLIEELFPAIRDKSYSDEAIDKLLAFLIERFTVYARSDDRFEGAMVTLPFVPTLSGRVKATEVFDPRNNQLLEIFADEDVFPTGEQYMDPAALVVLEKLGLKDEDKITAEDIYVSAGKVAVMSVSAKAEIKSKAIIQFLSRKAQFLDKSIGPLLQNIPWMSSLRVKPQGFPKSLKFFGESDGEIHFYRPRDVFCADKGNIIGAVKPIVDVDPSSQLAKCLDLNKKPNAMDVVKNLKVVTQCYNEQEKLQYIPIAKDIYSFLNLVVTSSNVREIMQEVEELGWIWSGEQFSSPNKVLPEKPSIDLTPYISYIPSEMTQFSNLFLMCGMHEKCDTSLLLYVLEMIRQKHDKACNLEEAEVKRDLQLSVDILNEIKPRVGERLPEELQEKVLIPVWVKADSGVRLVQVEECMYCEHEWLETFDDQEEMKYSYVHPNIPSSTAELLLVRSRTNCMLEADEIGEEFGQEEPLTRRLSRLLEDYTDGFAVVKELIQNADDAGATEVRFLYDERTNEDLXLIDAGMVECQDPALWVFNDAEFRDEDFQNITKLSGGTKELHTDKIGKFGLGFNAVYNLTDVPMILSRNYFVVLDPNKLHLGKVIRDKSKPGIKIDLNKNPNRLRSFRNQFKPFNGIFGCDLNLDKEENSFPGTLFRFPLRTKVQSLRSEIKQEPYDSTKMRELLEIFVRGAKTLLLFTQNVLRVRIFHLARGSMEQIHPRLMFEAKKSLSQNGVLREIPISVTLPEPSKNISNNDLNFLKQSNFLKALSQITQHSITTRETGSDLLSSALAIDVNSTFTEDGTCFFGGEYQFRNAVESWLIASSMGKGQAMQLSEKYSDLLPSAGVAVQLLRNECQTLVPLPVLEHSVARESRHWGAVFCYLPLPIHSGLPVHVNGAFAVDSNRRHLKKRTEDDKPFNEVDWNSVLLKDSVCSAYVDLLKDLKLIAEMSPFCLLWPKACDVKPDYEPLALSFYQEVSNGNHAMFSDGKTWANMDQVVFLEPNFRNEPQIGDTSFDVFRILVGENEMAVDLPIDVFQSFIRYGDEEKVKSRLYSRERFFSDLVFPKIASIPPTLRDELVLYAIDEKNGNFDEMLEKYACIPASPNGQTLKCPRELVNPEREVALLFGNEDQRFPWGTKTTFLNSLRIAKLEELGMMSNDLPWSILEERAESISILSKESSETALKRTEALLDLLTRKLTTGKEKSLPERIQNRLMQAEFLPVAKRPMKFPLPWKGNDTLEKGQTMISPNQAFPYSKRNLVSCSEPMVDVEHLHVLPSVSAFLGMDKKLVTIDRVLRQLRFAATANVDKFQYEELEKLKQLCLESYKYLQTAVDNEEIREERIHQEIKTISIEGKFVDADQVAFDLARDCQPYLYRLPEEIAVRFERLMKVLGVKKTLQRKDFVASLKRMKTTFGQTVTDTKTIQVATHLACELATCIEKSEREDYDDYEVNYLPDSQGVMRPTSDLCLNNCPWLPVEVDTFCAHGMIPLPTSITLGVKTRREEALKNFAVGIPFGQAEKLTNRLQRILSSYPCEKEILKELLQNADDAGATEICFIKDPRQHSDKRIFEDSWKALQGPALCVYNNKSFTESDIKGIQNLGDGSKGDDPNKTGQYGVGFNAVYHLTDVPSFFSSGDEIGDVLCVFDPHCKYVPGPRKEAPGQMFKEATKLKAIFPDVFLGYLQEHFPIQNSTMFRFPLRTSNMAKESKISQTPVAMEGLEKMMDALEGELYSLS; encoded by the exons ATGGA GTTCTTTGACTCATCCCAGAAGATCGTTCAAGAA GTGACACATGATGATGATGGGTTTAATTTGATTGAGCCATCACTGATCCAAAAGTTGAAGTCCGTCCTTAATCAGTACCCTGATGATGGTCAGATATTAAAG GAACTCATACAAAACGCCGAGGATGCTCGAGCAAGTCAAGTTAAATTTCTTCACGACAAGCATAGTTatggaacagagagattgCATAGCGATGGTCTTGCGAAGTTTCAG gGACCAGCTCTTTACGCCTACAACAACGCAATCTTCACAAAAGTTGATTGGAAGGGGATACGTATGCTGGGCAAGAGCATTAAAGAAAAGGATCCTTTGAAATTGGGTCGTTTTGGTCTGGGATTTAAATCCGTCTTTCACGTGACAG ATCTTCCGAGTATGGTAAGCGGCTCAACGGTGGGCATGATTGATCCGTACCAGAAGTACTTCAGTGATGGAACAAGCAGAAGAACCGTATACCTATACAGGTGGCGAATGAAAGAAGACCGTAATGTAGTGATCACTATACCGGATCAATTTAGCCCATATAAAGGAGTTTTTGGTATTTCCGATGATGTTTTCTCCGAAGGATCCTTCAATGGCACACTATTCCGCTTTCCACTACGCCAGGAGTCGTCGGAACTTTCGGCCACACGTTACTCCGATGAAAAGGTGTGCACGTTGTTTGATGGTTTCGCTGCTGATGCCCACttagttcttcttttcttgcaACACGTCGAATCCATTGAACTTTACGTGCGGGAGGAATCAGAAGTTGAGCCCGAGAGAACTTTTCAGGTCCGATTTTCAGAAGAAAGCCTTTGCGTtgctcgaaaaaaaagaatggagTTTCACAGCAGCATAAGCACAGGAAAGGTGATGACTGATCCTGTTGAGGTGACTTATCCGATTACAATTGAGACGATTCATTACAGTCAAGGGGAAGAGAGCCGTGTTAAAAGAGATTCCTATCTTGTAACCAACTACTTCTGTGGCGAGGATATATCACTAGAGTTTAAAGTTCTGGCTTTAGACGAGAGCCTCAGGTCGTCTCCCGTGGTTggcgttgccatggcaacatcaAGCCGAAGAGAATCGTTGGGTCATCTGTTTTGTTTCCTGCCATTGCCGGTTCAGAAGACCA AGCAGGAAGATCAGGAGCGGGAGGATAGGAAGTTGAGCGACAAGTCCTTGTTATGGAACAGATATTTGCAAGAAGAAGCCATTCCTAAAGCTTATGTTGTAATGGTAATGACAGCAATCAACGAAAAGAAGTTCAACGTGGCAGCAGAGGATGTTTACAA TGTGTGGCCTGATAGCAAAGATGTTGACATAAAGTGGATGAAGCTTCTGGATCCCTTGCTTAAGTCACTTTGCCGGAAAGAAGTCATATACACTCACAGAGGAGGAGGCAGGTGGCTAAAAGTCGAGGACTCGATCTTGAACAAAATTGAAGATGAATACCTAAAGAACTTGCTTACTCGTGTTCTGCTTGAGGCCCATCAAGATATCGCCTGCTTGCCAGACCATGTTTTGAAGATCATTGATTTGTACGGAAACGCCACAAAAGAAATCACACCCTCGCTTGTGCGAGATTCTCTTAAAAATACCCCAGCATGCTACAGGTCCCTTGGTCGGGAGGAAAAAATACACCTTTTGGAGTTTTCTTTAGCTGCTGAAGATGACAACTTTGCAGAACTTGCGGGATTAGAATTACTGCCTCTTGCGAGTGGTGTCTTCACATCCTTCTCAACCTCCACTGAAGCTGTTTATATCTCATCAGAGGATCATCCACGAGAGCTTTTTCCGAGTCTTGAGGACCAATTTTTAGACGAGAACATTCCAAAGGAGATTTTAGAGAGGCTACGAGTTGTCGCCAAGAAAG GAGGAACGCAGTTAGGAGAGCTTCGAAAAGGCGATGTCGTCACTATTCTTCGACAAGCATTACCACACGATTGGTCAAAAGGTGAGATAGTAAATTGGTACCCTGGTGAGATCACGTATCGTCATCCTCCGAAGAACTGGCTTGAGCTATTGTGGACTTACCTCCGGAAGAACTTTGTCACAGAAGAAGAACTCCTACAGTTTAAGGGTATCCCCTTATTACCTGTTGACATGTTGCAGTTCCCGGTTGAGTTGGCAAGGCTTAATCTTCCGTCCAAGATAGTCGTTAGAAATTTTCATGGTTGCGGCCTCGATGAAGTTGTCACCGAAGTTTTAAGAGGGCTTCGATTGATTGTTATCGACGAGCTTCCTCTTTTCATCGGTCAGCATCCCGTAGTCACGCGCAGTTTTGCTCATGCACCATTTCCTCAGGACGTCTTAAAGGCTTTGTTGACCTCCCATAACTACCAAAGAATTTCAATGAGCTCTATCACAAGGGAGGGCAAGCGTTCCTTGAGGAATTTTTTATCCACGTTGTCGTCGTTGGACACATTGGAGAAAGAGCTTCTTCGCGGCCTACCGCTATTGGAAACACTCTCCAACTCATTCGTCTCAGTGCAAAACGGCTTTAGCGCCGCACCAGAAAGCTTATTTCCAGTGGATTTGCAGAGAGAGTACCTGGACGTCAGACAAGCAGACGCTAAAAAGTTCGCACTCTTGTTAGAGATCAGAATCCCGACAGAAACGGATTTTCTCATTGAAGAGTTATTTCCTGCTATAAGAGATAAGTCTTATTCTGACGAAGCAATTGACAAGCTTTTGGCCTTCTTGATAGAAAGATTTACAGTTTACGCAAGGTCAGATGATCGATTTGAGGGAGCGATGGTGACTTTGCCATTTGTACCGACGCTCAGCGGTCGAGTCAAAGCAACGGAAGTCTTCGATCCGAGAAATAACCAACTTCTGGAAATTTTCGCTGATGAAGATGTTTTTCCTACCGGAGAGCAGTACATGGATCCTGCAGCCTTAGTGGTTCTGGAAAAACTTGGTTTAAAGGACGAAGACAAAATAACCGCGGAAGATATTTACGTAAGTGCAGGGAAGGTCGCGGTCATGTCTGTTTCAGCGAAAGCAGAGATAAAGTCCAAAGCGATCATACAATTTTTATCCAGAAAAGCACAATTCCTCGACAAATCAATAGGACCACTTTTGCAAAACATTCCTTGGATGTCAAGCTTGAGGGTGAAGCCCCAAGGTTTTCCAAAAAGCCTGAAGTTTTTCGGGGAAAGTGACGGAGAAATTCATTTCTACAGACCGAGGGACGTTTTCTGCGCAGACAAAGGAAATATCATTGGAGCTGTTAAGCCGATTGTTGATGTTGATCCTTCCAGTCAACTGGCGAAATGTCTAGACTTGAACAAGAAGCCCAATGCAATGGATGTTGTAAAGAACTTAAAGGTGGTTACGCAATGTTACAATGAACAGGAAAAACTGCAATACATTCCCATTGCAAAGGACATCTACTCATTTTTAAATCTTGTTGTGACGAGCTCTAATGTCAGAGAGATCATGCAAGAAGTTGAAGAATTAGGCTGGATCTGGAGCGGAGAGCAGTTCTCTTCACCTAACAAAGTGCTTCCAGAGAAGCCTTCGATTGACCTCACACCGTACATTTCCTACATTCCATCAGAAATGacgcaattttcaaacttgtttTTGATGTGTGGGATGCACGAAAAGTGTGACACTTCGCTTTTACTCTATGTCCTTGAAATGATAAGACAGAAGCACGATAAAGCTTGCAACCTGGAGGAGGCTGAAGTTAAAAGGGATTTGCAGTTATCAGTGGACATCCTGAATGAGATTAAACCAAGAGTCGGGGAACGGCTGCCCGAGGAacttcaagaaaaagttcTCATTCCAGTGTGGGTAAAAGCCGATTCAGGCGTCAGACTCGTACAAGTTGAAGAATGCATGTACTGTGAACATGAATGGCTGGAAACGTTCGATGATcaagaagaaatgaaatactCGTACGTACATCCAAACATACCGAGCAGCACAGCAGAACTGTTACTGGTCCGTTCAAGGACGAATTGCATGTTAGAAGCTGATGAAATTGGCGAAGAATTTGGTCAAGAAGAGCCCCTGACTCGCAGACTAAGTCGACTTCTCGAAGACTACACAGATGGCTTTGCAGTTGTAAAAGAGTTGATTCAAAATGCCGACGATGCTGGTGCTACAGAGGTCAGATTCTTGTACGATGAAAGGACTAACGAAGACTT CCTTATTGATGCGGGGATGGTAGAATGTCAGGATCCTGCTCTGTGGGTTTTCAATGATGCCGAATTTAGAGATGAAGATTTCCAAAACATTACTAAATTGAGTGGTGGCACAAAAGAACTTCACACTGATAAGATTGGAAAGTTTGGACTCGGTTTCAATGCCGTTTACAACCTGACAGATGTTCCGATGATCCTGAGTAGAAATTATTTTGTGGTACTTGATCCCAACAAGCTTCATCTGGGGAAGGTAATCAGGGATAAAAGCAAACCAGGTATCAAGATAGACCTCAATAAGAATCCTAACAGACTGCGAAGTTTTAGAAACCAGTTTAAACCATTCAATGGCATCTTTGGATGTGATCTTAATCTCGACAAAGAAGAGAATTCTTTCCCAGGGACTTTGTTTCGTTTCCCTCTAAGAACAAAAGTCCAATCCTTGAGAAGTGAAATCAAGCAAGAACCCTATGATAGCACAAAAATGCGAGAGCTGCTGGAGATCTTTGTGCGTGGAGCAAAAACTCTGCTTTTGTTTACGCAGAATGTTCTGCGGGTGAGAATATTTCATTTGGCAAGAGGTTCGATGGAGCAAATTCATCCCCGGTTGATGTTTGAGGCGAAAAAGTCTTTATCACAAAATGGTGTCTTAAGAGAAATACCTATCTCAGTCACCCTTCCAGAACCCTCAAAGAACATCAGCAACAATGACCTAAACTTCCTAAAACAATCTAACTTTCTTAAAGCGTTATCCCAAATAACACAACACTCTATCACAACAAGGGAAACTGGAAGTGACCTGCTGAGTTCTGCACTTGCTATCGACGTGAACAGTACCTTTACTGAAGATGGAACCTGCTTTTTTGGCGGAGAATACCAATTCAGAAACGCTGTTGAAAGTTGGCTTATTGCTTCTTCTATGGGCAAAGGACAAGCCATGCAGTTGTCAGAAAAATACAGCGACCTTCTCCCGTCCGCTGGAGTAGCCGTCCAGTTGTTGCGTAACGAGTGCCAGACACTAGTTCCATTACCTGTTCTTGAACATTCAGTCGCGCGCGAATCTCGTCACTGGGGAGCGGTTTTCTGTTATCTTCCCCTACCAATTCACAGTGGCCTCCCTGTACACGTGAATGGAGCGTTTGCAGTGGATTCAAACAGACGCCATTTAAAGAAGAGAACGGAAGACGACAAACCCTTCAATGAGGTCGACTGGAATAGTGTTTTGTTGAAAGATTCCGTTTGTTCTGCTTATGTCGACCTCCTTAAAGATCTAAAGCTTATTGCTGAGATGTCCCCATTTTGCTTGTTGTGGCCCAAAGCGTGCGATGTGAAGCCAGATTACGAGCCTCTTGCTCTTTCATTCTATCAAGAAGTTTCTAATGGGAATCATGCTATGTTTTCTGACGGGAAGACATGGGCGAACATGGATCAAGTTGTCTTCTTAGAGCCAAATTTTCGAAATGAACCACAAATTGGTGATACATCTTTTGACGTTTTCAGGATTCTTGTtggagaaaatgaaatggctGTTGACTTGCCAATTGATGTGTTTCAATCATTCATCCGGTATGGTGACGAAGAGAAAGTGAAATCAAGGCTATATAGCAGAGAAAGGTTCTTCAGTGACCTAGTGTTTCCTAAGATCGCGTCCATTCCACCTACGTTGAGAGATGAGTTAGTTCTTTACGCCATAGACGAAAAGAACGGAAATTTTGATGAAATGCTGGAAAAGTATGCTTGCATCCCAGCCTCGCCAAACGGGCAGACCCTCAAGTGCCCAAGAGAACTGGTCAATCCAGAGAGAGAAGTCGCCCTGCTTTTTGGAAACGAGGATCAAAGATTTCCTTGGggcacaaaaacaacatttttgaatTCCCTGAGAATTGCAAAGCTGGAGGAACTCGGAATGATGTCTAATGACCTTCCATGGAGTATATTGGAAGAGCGGGCAGAGAGTATCAGCATTTTAAGCAAAGAAAGTAGCGAGACAGCCCTGAAGCGCACTGAAGCGCTCTTAGACCTGTTAACAAGAAAACTAACGACTGGAAAAGAGAAGTCCCTTCCAGAAAGAATTCAAAATAGACTCATGCAGGCTGAATTTCTTCCAGTTGCTAAGAGGCCCATGAAATTTCCTCTTCCTTGGAAAGGAAATGATACACTTGAGAAAGGTCAGACGATGATATCACCCAATCAGGCCTTCCCTTATTCTAAAAGGAATTTGGTTAGCTGCTCTGAGCCAATGGTGGATGTAGAGCATTTGCACGTGCTTCCAAGTGTAAGCGCCTTCCTGGGTATGGACAAGAAACTAGTCACAATCGATCGTGTTTTGAGGCAGCTTCGTTTTGCCGCAACCGCCAACGTCGACAAGTTTCAATACGAGGAGCTTGAAAAATTGAAGCAGCTCTGTTTGGAAAGTTACAAGTATCTTCAGACAGCTGTTGATAACGAGGAAATCAGAGAAGAGCGAATTCATCAAGAGATCAAAACGATTTCCATTGAGGGAAAGTTTGTTGATGCGGATCAAGTTGCTTTTGATTTGGCCCGTGATTGCCAACCTTATTTGTACAGGCTGCCTGAAGAAATCGCTGTACGTTTCGAACGTTTGATGAAGGTCCTTGGTGTCAAAAAAACTCTCCAGAGGAAGGATTTTGTGGCTTCTTTAAAACGGATGAAAACCACATTTGGACAAACTGTGACAGATACGAAGACTATTCAAGTTGCCACACATCTAGCTTGTGAGCTTGCGACATGTATAGAGAAATCGGAAAGAGAAGACTATGATGACTACGAAGTGAATTACCTTCCCGACTCTCAAGGCGTAATGCGACCAACAAGTGACCTTTGCCTAAATAATTGCCCTTGGCTTCCTGTCGAAGTAGATACATTCTGTGCCCACGGAATGATTCCTCTCCCTACAAGCATCACATTGGGTGTAAAAACCCGCCGAGAAGAGGCCCTGAAAAATTTTGCTGTTGGAATTCCGTTTGGACAAGCAGAAAAGCTCACAAATCGCTTGCAACGAATTCTCTCATCGTACCCGTGTgagaaggaaattttgaaggagCTCCTTCAAAATGCAGATGATGCAGGTGCAACAGAGATATGCTTTATCAAAGACCCAAGGCAACATTCGGATAAACGAATATTTGAAGATTCTTGGAAAGCGCTTCAGGGTCCAGCGTTGTGTGTGTACAATAACAAGTCATTTACCGAAAGTGACATCAAAGGAATACAGAACCTTGGAGATGGAAGCAAAGGAGATGACCCAAACAAAACGGGACAGTATGGTGTTGGATTTAATGCTGTGTACCATTTGACGGATGTTCCATCTTTCTTTTCTAGCGGAGACGAGATTGGAGATGTGTTGTGTGTGTTTGATCCACACTGCAAATATGTCCCCGGTCCAAGGAAGGAAGCACCAGGGCAAATGTTTAAGGAAGCGACAAAGTTAAAAGCCATATTTCCCGACGTTTTCTTGGGCTACCTACAGGAACATTTCCCAATCCAAAACTCCACCATGTTTAGATTTCCACttagaacctcaaatatggcAAAAGAATCCAAGATATCGCAGACACCAGTTGCAATGGAGGGACTGGAAAAGATGATGGACGCGTTAGAAGGGGAACTTTACTCTCTTTCTTaa